The region GGAGACTCGGATGGGGGGTGTGTTACGGGGGCGAGGTTTCAAGGAAGAGGGTGTGGTCCGGAGGCCTGGGAGTGGGACCAGGTGAACTGGGAAGAATTGGTGGGGTGGAAGGAGACAGGAGAGTGGGAGTGGAGTTCCAGAAGctggctcagagaggtgatgggGTCGAGAACGAGTGTCCTGAGGACTTGGAGAAGCGAGAGAAAGGGTGGTGGCGAGGAGATGAGAGCTGAGCTGTGGCTACCGCGAGggtagatggagagagagagcaggaggaggagagctgGGTTAGGGCGTTTAGGGTTTGGGGGTtatagaaacagaagaaaaagagttgccccagctctgtcctctcTGCGGGTGTGGATGAGGAGAGGTGGTCCCAAGGCATTTGCATATCGAAACCGCAGGCTGCCTCTTCTGCCCTGCTCCCTTCTCCACTAGCACTGcattctctcccctctctggacctcttctctgtgcccctccctccctttagCGACCTCCCCCTCCGTCGGTAACTCCCGGTTCACACATTCTCCCCACCCTTCACTTTCCTGCCTCCTTTCTCTCCACTTCCCCGCTTTTGTTCATCTAGCCTTTGTGTGTTCCAGCCCgtttctccctctcctttatGCTGGGGCTTCTCCGGTAGCCATTCCCTCTCCCTCAGCCGTGCCTGGGTCGACCCCCTTAGGTGTGGTCCCCACCCACCTCACTCTCACACTTGCCTCAggggctatttttatttttactcctGGGTGAGACTGTGCTACAGAGATTCCAGCCCTGGGTCCTGTGTGAGGAAGATTATCTGGAGCCAGGGAACTTATCCTGGGAAACCCCAGCCGTGCCCAGGGAAGAGGGAGGTGGCCTTCGCTGCCCAGGCCTCAGCTTCACAGGTCCCTGCCCCCACTGCTTGCCAGGAAGGAAGCTGCTGAGACCGGAGACACAGTGAGATGAATCACCCTCAGCTAACGGGGAGGTGTCCTTTGGGGGATGAGGTCACTACTTGCCGATTAGAGGGCAGCCCCCCTCTGCAAGGCCCTCCACATCTCTAGGGCGAGGCTCTGAGCCCCTTGACTCCCCACCCAGCTGCTTGGGTAGAGGTATAGAGAAGCAGAACTCATGCTTCCAAACCCTGCCCCACCTCTCCTGTTCTCAGGCTCTACTCCATTCAGGAATCTAGGCCCTCTAGCCCACAACTCTAGCCTCACCAAAGTCCCTCTCTAGGCGTTATTTCATGGGTcgatgtgagaattaaatgagtttttgtatgtaaagtgcttagaatagtacaGAGGAAACTAACTACACCACCATTAGTCTTCCCTCTCTAGGGTCCAAATCCTCCAAATTCTCCAAAGCCCATTCCCTCTGCCTACCTCCATCTGTCCTCAACTCTCTGGGGAGCCAGAAGCCTACCTTTGCAGAAGATATTCTCACTGATCCACCTTAGGTTTGACCCAGACCCCAGGGTGGAGAGCCCAGTTCTGGAGGGGTGCTTTTAGCGGTGAGACTGAGTTTGTGTCATGACTAGGCAGAAACCAGCTAGGTCTGGGAGTAGGAGATGCAGAGAATGGCCTGGGGATGAGTGGGGTGCACCAGGCCTAACCTTGGGCTGGGGGTTGCTTTCCAGGCTGGCAGTGATGGGGCCAAGATCGGGAACTGCCCCTTCTCCCAGAGACTGTTCATGGTGCTCTGGCTCAAGGGAGTCACCTTCAATGTCACCACTGTTGACACCAAGAGGTAGGCGCACTTCTGTTCCTCTAAACTCccttgtgcacacacacatgcacacttacACACTCACCCACCTGAGTCCTTCCATCCTGAACTGTTTTCCCCTCCATCCAGAGCCCCTTTGCcacatctctccatctctcctttcTGGGTCTCCCTAACCCCCTTTTCCTGTACTAATGCCTGGTCTCTCCTCCAGGCGGACTGAGACGGTGCAGAAGCTGTGCCCAGGAGGGCAGCTCCCATTCCTGCTGTACGGCACTGAAGTGCACACAGACACCAACAAGATTGAGGAATTTCTGGAGGCGGTGCTGTGCCCTCCCAGGTATAGGGGAACTTGGAAAGGGGAGTAGGGGTGCTGGGAGACTCTGGGAGAGAGAggttgaagaaatgaaaaacagagatggTGGTGGGGCTGCGGCAGGGGAGCTGAGGTTCCTCCTCGGAAGATATCTTATCCTGTTTGTCCCATTGGCTTCCAGGTACCCCAAGCTGGCAGCTCTGAACCCTGAATCCAACACAGCTGGGCTGGACATATTTGCCAAATTCTCTGCCTACATCaagaattcaaacccagctctCAATGATAGTGAGTCTTGTGGGTTGGAGGCCTGGGTCCTAGGAGGAATAGAAAAGATCCAGGGATTAGGGGCACCTGGACATTCAGATACCAGGGAGATGGAGCAGATGTTGGCAAATcttactccaatttaaaaaaaaaagagagagagacagtgagagagagagagagagactctagATCCAGATGACCTGAGTACAAATtctagtagctgtgtgactttggggaattCATTGAACTTCACTGTAAATCCATTTCCagatctataaaatgaggataacaataccTACTTTATGGgttgatgtgagaattaaatgagtttttGTGTGTAAGTTGCTTAGAATAGCACAGAGAAAATGAACTACAttagtgttagctattattattttggacTGGCCTCACCATTAGTGTTCACCCCCTCATGGGCCTTCCTGGACTATGTCAGTCTTCTGATGTTCTTACCAACTCCCTTCTCTTGCACAGACCTGGAGAAGGGACTCCTGAAAGCCCTGAAAGTTTTAGACAATTACTTGACATCCCCCCTCCCAGATGAAGTAGATGAGACCAGCGCTGAGGATGAGGGCATCTCTCAGAGGAAGTTTCTGGATGGCAATGAGCTCACTCTGGCTGACTGTAACCTGTTGCCAAAGCTCCACATAGTACAGGTGAGTGGTCActgtgggaggagagggtggTCGCTGGGATGGCTCTTTAAGGGGCTCCCACTCAGGCTTCCCATGACAATCACTCCAGAGGTGGTTTCTTTCTTAGGGTGGTTTTCAATAGCAGACACCACCCCATTCCTTCTCTGCTGTCTTTGCTGGCAACACCACTACTTGAGAGAATTACATTCCACGACGCAAGCAGACTGGCCTAGGGTAACACATCCCAGTGTTACTTTCAAGAATGCTCTTCCTGTCTCTGTCATTGCCAAATCCCCAGATCAGAGAGCAGGCTTTTCCTAAAATCAAAGTTTTAAGTCTATAGCTTCAGTCTCCACTTCCTCTTGTGGAAGATGAAAACTGCTGGTTCCCATGTTTTTGTCATAGTTCAAAGCTACGGTTTAGTTTCTGAAACGTGGGCCCAGTGTCAGTCTGCTGCAGAACTGTGTACTGAAAATCTCTGTACTAGGCACTGAAAGACAAGATGTATAGTGATTGGTCCTTGCCCTCAAAGGATTTGACGTCTAGCTGAGAAGATAAAACATTCACATGACTAATATTACATGattaaaagccaaatgaaaagtagaaaaaagttgCTGTGGAAATTCAAGAGGAGAATTTTATGgtttgtgaattatatttcaaaatcaagaggggagggcttccctggtggcgcggtggttgagagtctgcctgccgatgcaggggaacgcgggttcgtgccccggtccgggaggatcccacataccgcagagcggctgggcccgtgagccatggccgctgagcctgcgcgtccggagcctgtgctccgcaatgggagaggccgcaacagtgagaggtccgcgtaccgcaaaaaaaaaaaaaaaaaaaaatcaagaggggAAAACTAGCACCATGGACTGGGGTGGCCTGAAAAGGGGCTGGTTATAAATGGCCAGGATTTCAGTAAGCGGAGAGGAAGGGTGAAGGCCTTACAAGACAGTGAGGAGTTAAGAAAGATGATTGAAGATGATTCATATGGGAGATAAGAATCATAGGAAGAGAAACCAGATAGTGGACCTACTTGAATGCCTGGATTTTATCATGAGGCCTTGGGATAAGGGAGAGACCAAGAGCATAGCAGCCAATGTGACTTCCCTGAAGCTAACCTACTAGTTCTCCTCTCCTCACCCCTAGGTGGTATGTAAGAAGTACCGAGGATTCTCCATTCCCGATGTGTTTCGGGGAGTGCATAGGTACCTGCGCAATGCCTACGCTCGGGAAGAGTTTGCCTCCACCTGTCCAGATGATGAGGAGATTGAGCTGGCCTATGAGCAAGTGGCCAAGGCCCTCAAATAAGCCCCTCCTGGAGCTCCCTCGCCCCCCTCCATTTTCTCCACAAAGGCCCTGGGTGGTTTCCACATGGTTACCCAATGGACACACTCCAAAATGGCCAGAGGGCATAGAATCCTGGAGCACCTGTGCAGGGCTTGCTGGGGGGATGAGGAGAACGGATGGGGGATCTGGGTGAGATTTTTGCTGTGGGGTGGGTAGGACAACGCATTTCAGTAATAAAGTACAGAATGAAAATCTagtgctttgggacttccctggtggcgcagtggttaagaatccacctggcaatgcaggggacatgggttcgagccttggtccgcgaagatcccatatgccgcggagcaactgagcctgtgctctagagcctttgAGCCCGGGTGCAAAAACTACCGAAgccccgcgcgcctagagcccgtgctcccgcaacaagaaaagccaccgcaatgagaagcccgcgcaccgcaacgaagaatagcagCCCccgctccgcaactagagaaagcccgctcatagcaatgaagacccaacgcagccaaaattaaataaataattttaaagggaaaaaaaaaaaagaaaatctagtgTTTTTACACAAAGGGGGCTTGAAGTGTGAGTAACACGGAATGAAGAGTGGGTCAATGACCTTGAACTCCTGGCAGAAACCAGGAATTTAGAAGAGGGGTGCTTGTGGCGGGGCTGCCATTTTTAGTGCGGGTCCACCATAGCGCTGTTTTGTGCTCCATGTCGCACTTGCAGCCCAGCCGCCAGAGCCGACCAGATCTGGGTGGGTCTGGGCAGAGCTCGTGGGGCGGGGCCGAATTCCGAGACGGGGGGCGCAGTCGGGGTGGTGTGGGCGCGGCAAAGCAGGGCGGAATGGGCGTGACATCGAGGAGCCCCGCCCCGTCCCGCTTAGACAATGCCCCGGAGCCGCCAGACCGTCGCGCCCCCGACCCACTGTAGTACTTGAGCGCGCCTACCCGGGGACCCCTCAAAGCCAAAGCTCCAATCCCCGAGGCTTGAAGACTACGACTCTCTTCTTCACCAACTCTGTCCTCAGGGGGGTGGGGCCCCAGCCAAGAACACAGAGCTGCAAGAGTGGGGGTGGCCGCAGGAGGTGAGTCTGGTGGGAGGTGCTCCTCGGACCGTGTGTGGGCCGGAGTTTGGGTGTGCTGGGCCCGTGCCTGCGCCGGACAGTGCGGACGGTCGACATTTGGGTGCGGAGCTGAGTCGGGGTGGACTTTGGGGAAGATGGATCGGGAGACTAGGGGACCCGGTCCTGGCGCCCGGAGTGGTGCCTCCTCCCCAGAACCACGCCCCCCCGTTTCCCCGCCCCTCGGATTTCGTTTTAGACCTCTCCCAGTCCTCCGGGACTCAGTCTGATTTACACTGGGTCGCGCTAGGAACGGAGTGACCGGCCAGGGTGGAGAGGATGTTTAACTCCTTAGGCTCTAATTCCTCCCTCCTtgtccctctcttcctttctcgtTCGGACACCCAGGACTTTCATCCCCCAGGTCCTGACTCTCTCCCCAGCTGTCTCCTCCTGTCCCATAACCCTTGTGGGTTCCTCGCCGCACTTCGGGTCCCTAAGGCAGCGAGCAGCAGAGGGTTAAGGGGGCGGGGCCGCTGCATTTTTTGGGAGTGAGCGCATCCTAGCGGCTGCCAAGAGGGGCGCCCGGCAGGGACCTCTCGAAGCCCCCGAGCAGGGGCAACAGGTGTTTTGGAGACTAGGGATCCCGATCTCGTTCCTCGGACTCCCCCTAAAGCAGCAGACCCGCGAGGAGGCGGGGTGGAGTGGGGTCGGCAGGAGAGGAAGgtctggagggggaggggcggagtGGGAGGGGCACCCGGAGATGGCAGGAGGAAGACCCGAGCGCTTTTAACCATCCCCCTATGCCCTTCTCtgcatgtctctctctctgcctacCCCCGTTCTGTTTCTTCTCCCAGACAGGTGAAGTTAAAAAGAGACAACTAAGAAATCAGCGCAGCCGGAGGGGGCGTCTGTGTGGATGGGATGGGGAcgccaggggaggggctgggccgcTGTTCCCATGCCCTGATCCGGGGGGTCCCGGAGAGCCTGGCGTCGGGGGAGGGTGCGGGGGCTGGCCTCCCGGCTCTGGACCTAGCCAAAGCTCAGAGGGAGCATGGGGTGCTGGGGGGTAAACTGAGGCAGCGATTGGGGCTGCAGCTATTAGAACTGCCTCCTGAAGAGTCGCTGCCGCTGGGACCGCTGCTTGGTGACACCGCTGTGATCCAAGGGGATACGGCCCTAATCACGCGGCCCTGGAGCCCCGCCCGCAGGCCGGAGGTGAGCGCCTGGGCACGGATTgggtagggggaagggaagaTCTGGACGTCTGGGGCTTAAGGGAAGAATGGGAGTGGGAATGTCTCCGCTTTGCGCCCTCTTCTCCTGCCCTAAGGTCGATGGCGTCCGCAAAGCCCTCCAGGACCTGGGGCTCCGAATTGTGGAGATGGGGGACGAGAACGCGACGCTGGATGGCACTGATGTTCTCTTCACCGGTGAGGCTGGGGTGCCTGCACCCTGGGGCTTGGCACAGGGAAGCAGACTTTGGGAGACTGGGCCATCTCGGGCCTTGTTTCCAACCCACTCCCGCCTCATACCTCGACGGCCTCCCTGGGCTCAGGCCGGGAGTTTTTCGTAGGCCTCTCCAAGTGGACTAATCACCGAGGAGCTGAGATCGTGGCAGACACGTTCCGGGTGAGGAGCGGGACCAGCCTTGGGTGCGGGGAGCAGGGAGCGGATGGGGGTCTGAGGGACCTGGGTGGGGGCGCGGGGCGGGCCGCgctgaggaggaagaggctgAGAGCAGCCTGTGTTTGAGGGTATCCTCTCACCCTTCCCGCGTCCCTGAATACTTTCCCTTGTTCCCCCTAGGACTTTGCCGTCTCCACGGTGCCGGTCTCAAGCCCCTCCCACCTGCGTGGCCTCTGCGGCATGGGGGGACCCCGCACTGTGGTGGCGGGTAGCAGCGAGGCTGCCCAAAAAGCTGTCAGGGTgagaaggggtggggctggggtggggcaggttGGGGAGCGGCCAACAAAAGTGGGCGTGGCTCCGAGCCTGGGAGGCGGGGAGTTGGGAGGCTCTGAGAATTAACTCCAACCCTACCCTCATGGAGCTGTCCATCTATGTGAAAACACGTGTGAAAACAAGAAGTTACTATAAACGGGACAGACAGCTGGAACACCGAGGAACAGGGGCGATTAACATTGTTTTCCCGAGTTTCAAGGAACTCCCTAAAGGGCACCCAAGCTGTGTCTTGAAGGATGGATAGGACCGACCCGTGGGGTCTGAAGTAGGGGAGAAGTGGGCAGCAGGTGGAAAGAACTGCGTGTGAGTCCGAGGTGGAAATTAGACAAGTTAATTAAAGCGcttagtgcctgacacatagtacgTACGTGCTGAGTCCGAGGTGGAAATTAGACAAGTTAATTAAAGCGcttagtgcctgacacatagtaagtgctatgtGATTGCTGTCATTATTATTCCACAATAATGTAACTCTGTCCCCAGCCCTTAGCGGTGGTAGGGCAGCCGGACTCAGCTGTGGAGAGGCTCTGAGCCTTGCatgcttcctctctcctctcccccaggcaATGGCAGTGTTGACGGATCACCCCTATGCCTCCCTGACCCTCCCAGATGATGCAGCGGCTGACTGTCTCTTTCTGCGTCCTGGGCTGCCTGGTATGCCCCCTTTCCTCCTGCACCGTGGAGGCGGGGACCTGCCCAACAGCCAGGAGGTGAGAGAAGGCAGGagctccaccaccaccaccaaccagaGAAATGGGGCTCAGACCTCCCTAGTGGGAGGAAGAAGGGGTACCTTTTCCAGAAGCCTGGGTGGGGCCACTCTTAACTGGCTGAAATGGGGCCCTGGCTGTGGGCCTTGGGGTCTtactcccttctccccacacacTGTCCTCCCTGCAGGCACTGCAGAAGCTCTCTGACGTCACCCTGGTACCTGTGTCCTGCTCGGAACTGGAGAAGGCAGGCGCTGGGCTCAGCTCCCTCTGCCTGGTGCTCAGCACACGCCCCCACGGCTGAGAGCCTGGCCTTGGGG is a window of Physeter macrocephalus isolate SW-GA chromosome 18, ASM283717v5, whole genome shotgun sequence DNA encoding:
- the CLIC1 gene encoding chloride intracellular channel protein 1 encodes the protein MAEEQPQVELFVKAGSDGAKIGNCPFSQRLFMVLWLKGVTFNVTTVDTKRRTETVQKLCPGGQLPFLLYGTEVHTDTNKIEEFLEAVLCPPRYPKLAALNPESNTAGLDIFAKFSAYIKNSNPALNDNLEKGLLKALKVLDNYLTSPLPDEVDETSAEDEGISQRKFLDGNELTLADCNLLPKLHIVQVVCKKYRGFSIPDVFRGVHRYLRNAYAREEFASTCPDDEEIELAYEQVAKALK
- the DDAH2 gene encoding putative hydrolase DDAH2, with amino-acid sequence MGTPGEGLGRCSHALIRGVPESLASGEGAGAGLPALDLAKAQREHGVLGGKLRQRLGLQLLELPPEESLPLGPLLGDTAVIQGDTALITRPWSPARRPEVDGVRKALQDLGLRIVEMGDENATLDGTDVLFTGREFFVGLSKWTNHRGAEIVADTFRDFAVSTVPVSSPSHLRGLCGMGGPRTVVAGSSEAAQKAVRAMAVLTDHPYASLTLPDDAAADCLFLRPGLPGMPPFLLHRGGGDLPNSQEALQKLSDVTLVPVSCSELEKAGAGLSSLCLVLSTRPHG